From one Dama dama isolate Ldn47 chromosome 4, ASM3311817v1, whole genome shotgun sequence genomic stretch:
- the LOC133054410 gene encoding E3 ubiquitin-protein ligase makorin-1-like has product MHGVCKEGGNCRYSHDLSDSPYGVACKYFQRGYCIYGDGCRYEHSKPLKQEEATATDLTAKSSLAASSSLSSVGPTVDMNMGKAESRNSNFATTVGAGSEDWVNAMEFVPGQPYCGRTAPSSAEAPLQGSVTKEDAEKEQSAVETKKQLCPYAAVGECRYGENCAYLHGDACDMCGLQVLHPVDAAQRSQHIKSCIEAHEKDMELSFAVQRSKDMVCGICMEVVYEKASPSERRFGILSNCNHTYCLKCIRKWRSAKQFESKIVK; this is encoded by the coding sequence ATGCATGGGGTTTGTAAGGAAGGAGGTAACTGTCGCTACTCACACGACCTCTCTGACAGTCCATATGGTGTAGCGTGCAAGTATTTTCAGCGAGGGTACTGTATTTATGGAGACGGCTGCAGATATGAACATAGCAAGCCGCTGAAACAGGAAGAAGCAACTGCTACAGATCTAACTGCAAAGTCATCCCTTGCTGCTTCCTCGAGTCTCTCATCAGTTGGACCGACTGTTGATATGAATATGGGCAAAGCTGAGTCAAGAAATTCAAACTTTGCAACTACTGTAGGAGCCGGTTCAGAAGACTGGGTGAATGCCATGGAGTTTGTTCCGGGGCAGCCCTACTGTGGCCGGACTGCACCTTCCTCCGCTGAAGCCCCGCTGCAGGGCTCAGTGACCAAGGAAGACGCAGAGAAGGAGCAAAGTGCAGTGGAGACCAAGAAGCAGCTCTGCCCCTACGCTGCAGTGGGGGAGTGCCGCTATGGGGAGAACTGCGCGTATCTGCACGGAGACGCGTGTGACATGTGCGGGCTGCAGGTCCTCCATCCCGTGGATGCCGCCCAGAGGTCACAGCATATAAAATCCTGCATCGAGGCCCACGAGAAGGACATGGAGCTCTCGTTCGCGGTGCAGCGCAGCAAGGACATGGTGTGTGGCATCTGCATGGAGGTGGTCTACGAGAAAGCCAGCCCCAGCGAGCGCCGCTTCGGGATTCTCTCCAACTGCAACCACACCTACTGTCTCAAGTGTATTCGCAAGTGGAGGAGTGCTAAGCAATTTGAGAGCAAGATCGTAAAGTGA